From Nicotiana tabacum cultivar K326 chromosome 22, ASM71507v2, whole genome shotgun sequence, one genomic window encodes:
- the LOC107801522 gene encoding uncharacterized protein LOC107801522: MTTSEETKLSMKLLIDTTARKVLFAEAEKDCVDFLFHILSLPVGTVTRLLKEKEVKCGCLPNLYESVENLNDKYIQSNQCKDILLKPKSSVGNITSVPFLLLNDVPTPERSFYCCSNNSGHFTVSDDPSALCPTCRYSISRKLTYVAPPDSKEAEAATRGFVKDVMTYMVTDDLVVKPMSTISSIALLNKFCVRDIAVLQEEVVSFGIEEALELLKASFESKTVLTSVFMSRIKMEK, encoded by the exons ATGACTACTTCTGAAGAAACTAAATTGAGCATGAAGCTTTTGATTGACACCACAGCTCGAAAAGTCCTATTTGCTGAGGCTGAAAAGGATTGTGTTGATTTCCTCTTTCACATTCTCTCCTTGCCAGTGGGAACTGTCACTAGACTTCTTAAGGAGAAAGAAGTAAAATGTGGATGCTTGCCTAACCTCTACGAAAGCGTCGAAAATCTTAATGACAAGTACATTCAGTCCAACCAATGCAAGGATATACTTTTAAAACCCAAATCTTCAGTTGGAAATATCACTTCAGTTCCTTTTCTATTGCTTAATGACGTTCCGACACCTGAGAGGAGTTTCTATTGTTGTTCCAACAATAGTGGCCACTTTACTGTTTCTGATGACCCTAGTGCTCTATGTCCTACTTGTCGGTATAGTATCTCAAGAAAGTTGACGTATGTTGCTCCGCCGGATTCAAAGGAAGCTGAGGCAGCTACTCGGGGTTTTGTGAAGGATGTAATGACATATATGGTGACGGATGACTTAGTGGTTAAGCCCATGTCCACCATTTCTAGCATTGCCCTTCTCAACAAGTTTTGTGTCCGGGATATTGCTGTGCTGCAGGAGGAAGTAGTAAGTTTTGGAATAGAAGAG GCGCTGGAGTTGCTGAAAGCATCTTTCGAGTCGAAAACAGTTCTGACAAGTGTTTTCATGAGCCGCATAAAAATGGAGAAATAG